In one Balaenoptera musculus isolate JJ_BM4_2016_0621 chromosome 2, mBalMus1.pri.v3, whole genome shotgun sequence genomic region, the following are encoded:
- the PITRM1 gene encoding presequence protease, mitochondrial isoform X3: MWRSGWKTRGVLRRLSGRSASLGAWRWASTTACERALLRYRVGEKIHGFTVSQVTSVPELSLTAVKLSHDSTGAQHLHLAREDRNNLFSVQFRTAPADSRGAPHVLEHTVLCGSQRYPCRDPFFKMLNRSLSTFMNAFTASDYTLYPFSTQNPKDFQNLLSVYLDAAFFPCLRELDFCQEGWRLEHEDPSDPQTPLVFKGVVFNEMKGAFTDHERIFSQHVQSRLLPDHTYSVVSGGDPLCIPDLTWEQLRQFHATHYHPSNARFFTYGNFPLEQHLKQIHEEALSKFQRIKPCTAVPAQKPWDKPREFQVTCAPDSLAAGSSEQATISVSFLLPDITDTFEAFTLNLLSSLLISGPNSPFYKALIESGLGTDFSPDVGYNGCTREAYFSVGLQGIAEKDIQTVRDLVDRTLDDIIEKGFEDDRIEALLHKIEIQMKHQSVSFGLALTSYIASCWNHDGDPVELLKLGSQVARFRKCLEENPKFLQEKVKQYFKNNQHKLTLSMKPDDKYSEKQMQLETEKLKQKVNSLSPEDKQQIYEKGLELQAQQSQPQDVSCLPALKVSDIEPRIPFTEVEVALAAGDTPVQYCTQPTNGVIYFRAFSSLNTLPEELRPYVPLFCNVLTKLGCGGLDYRELAQQVDLKTGGLAAAPHVLPDDSHLDTYEQGVLFSSFCLDRNLPDMMHLWSEIFNNPCFEEEEHFRVLVKMTAQELSNGVPDAGHLYASIRAGRTLAPAGDLQETFGGMDQVRLMKSIAEMTDIKPILRKLPRIKKHLLNCDNFRCSVNATPQQMSQVENSVDSFLRTLSRSKKERKPVPSHVVEPLEPCSEVS; this comes from the exons ATGTGGCGCAGCGGGTGGAAGACCAGGGGCGTGCTGCGGCGGCTGAGCGGCCG GAGCGCCAGCCTCGGAGCATGGAGGTGGGCGAGCACCACGGCCTGTGAGAGAGCGCTGCTGCGGTACCGGGTCGGAGAGAAGATCCACGGCTTCACAGTCAGCCAG GTAACGTCTGTTCCTGAGCTGTCGCTGACCGCCGTGAAACTCAGCCATGACAGCACGGGGGCACAGCACTTGCACCTGGCCAGAGAGGACAGAAACAACCTGTTCAG CGTGCAGTTCCGCACCGCCCCCGCGGACAGCCGCGGCGCCCCGCACGTCCTGGAGCACACGGTCCTGTGCGGCTCTCAGAGGTACCCCTGCCGGGACCCCTTCTTCAAGATGCTGAACAGGTCGCTGTCTACGTTCATGAACGCCTTCACGG CTAGTGATTACACCCTGTACCCATTTTCCACACAAAACCCCAAGGACTTCCAGAACCTCCTATCCGTGTATTTGGACGCAGCCTTCTTTCCCTGCTTGCGGGAACTGGATTTCTG TCAGGAAGGATGGCGACTAGAACATGAGGATCCCAGTGACCCCCAGACGCCCTTGGTCTTTAAAGGAGTCGTCTTTAACGAAATGAAGGGAGCGTTT ACAGATCACGAGAGGATATTCTCGCAGCACGTTCAGAGCCGCCTGCTTCCCGACCACACGTACTCAGTGGTCTCCGGAGGGGACCCCTTGTGCATCCCAGACCTCACGTGGGAGCAGCTCAGACAGTTCCACGCCACACACTACCACCCCAGCAACGCCAG GTTCTTCACTTACGGTAATTTTCCGCTAGAACAGCATCTGAAACAAATTCATGAAGAAGCACTGAGTAAATTTCAGAGAATCAAGCCATGTACCGCAGTGCCAGCCCAGAAGCCTTGGGATAAGCCT AGGGAGTTCCAGGTCACGTGTGCCCCGGACTCGCTGGCCGCGGGCTCCTCAGAGCAGGCGACCATCAGCGTCAGCTTCCTCCTGCCAGA CATCACTGACACATTTGAAGCCTTCACGCTGAACCTTCTGTCTTCACTCTTGATCAGTGGCCCCAACTCCCCCTTCTACAAAGCCCTCATTGAATCTGGACTCGGCACAGACTTTTCCCCTGACGTTGG GTACAATGGCTGCACACGGGAGGCCTACTTCAGCGTGGGCCTGCAGGGTATCGCAGAGAAGGACATTCAGACAGTCCGGGACCTCGTGGATAGGACGCTGGATGACATCATCGA GAAAGGATTTGAAGATGATCGAATTGAAGCGTTACTTCATAAAATTGAGATACAGATGAAGCACCAGTCTGTCAGCTTTGGACTCGCCCTGACGTCT TACATAGCTTCCTGCTGGAATCACGATGGGGACCCTGTGGAGCTCCTCAAGCTCGGGAGTCAGGTAGCTCGTTTCCGGAAGTGCCTGGAGGAAAATCCAAAGTTTTtgcaagaaaaagtaaaacagtatTTTAAG AATAATCAGCATAAGTTGACTTTATCAATGAAACCAGACGACAAGTATTCCGAGAAACAAATGCAGCTGGAAACAGAAAAACTGAAGCAAAAGGTCAACTCTCTTTCCCCGGAAGACAAGCAGCAGATCTATGAAAAAG GTTTGGAATTACAGGCTCAGCAAAGTCAACCTCAGGACGTGTCGTGTCTGCCCGCGTTGAAGGTGTCGGACATCGAGCCCCGCATCCCGTTCACGGAGGTGGAGGTGGCTCTGGCAG CTGGGGACACGCCCGTCCAGTACTGCACGCAGCCCACCAATGGCGTGATCTACTTCAGAGCCTTCTCGAGTCTGAACACCCTGCCCGAGGAGCTCCGGCCCTATGTGCCCCTCTTCTGCAACGTCCTCACCAA GCTGGGCTGCGGCGGCCTCGACTACAGGGAGCTGGCCCAGCAGGTGGACCTGAAGACGGGGGGCCTGGCTGCCGCCCCCCACGTGCTCCCCGACGACTCGCATCTCGACACCTACGAGCAG GGTGtgctcttttcatctttctgccTCGATAGAAACCTACCAGACATGATGCATCTGTGGAGTGAAATCTTTAACAA CCCCTGCTTTGAGGAGGAGGAGCACTTCCGAGTGCTGGTGAAGATGACAGCTCAGGAGCTGTCCAACGGGGTCCCCGACGCAGGCCACCTCTACGCGTCCATCAGGGCGGGCAGGACGCTGGCGCCCGCGGGGGACTTGCAGGAGACCTTCGGGGGGATGGACCAG GTGAGGCTCATGAAGAGCATCGCAGAGATGACGGACATCAAGCCCATCCTGAGGAAGCTCCCGCGCATCAAGAAGCATCTGTTGAACTGTGATAACTTCAG ATGTTCCGTGAATGCTACTCCCCAGCAGATGTCTCAGGTGGAGAATTCGGTGGACAGCTTCCTCAGGACCCTCAGCCGGAGTAAGAAGGAGCGGAAGCCTGTGCCCTCGCACGTGGTGGAG CCACTTGAGCCTTGCAGTGAAGTCTCCTGA
- the PITRM1 gene encoding presequence protease, mitochondrial isoform X1: protein MWRSGWKTRGVLRRLSGRSASLGAWRWASTTACERALLRYRVGEKIHGFTVSQVTSVPELSLTAVKLSHDSTGAQHLHLAREDRNNLFSVQFRTAPADSRGAPHVLEHTVLCGSQRYPCRDPFFKMLNRSLSTFMNAFTASDYTLYPFSTQNPKDFQNLLSVYLDAAFFPCLRELDFCQEGWRLEHEDPSDPQTPLVFKGVVFNEMKGAFTDHERIFSQHVQSRLLPDHTYSVVSGGDPLCIPDLTWEQLRQFHATHYHPSNARFFTYGNFPLEQHLKQIHEEALSKFQRIKPCTAVPAQKPWDKPREFQVTCAPDSLAAGSSEQATISVSFLLPDITDTFEAFTLNLLSSLLISGPNSPFYKALIESGLGTDFSPDVGYNGCTREAYFSVGLQGIAEKDIQTVRDLVDRTLDDIIEKGFEDDRIEALLHKIEIQMKHQSVSFGLALTSYIASCWNHDGDPVELLKLGSQVARFRKCLEENPKFLQEKVKQYFKNNQHKLTLSMKPDDKYSEKQMQLETEKLKQKVNSLSPEDKQQIYEKGLELQAQQSQPQDVSCLPALKVSDIEPRIPFTEVEVALAAGDTPVQYCTQPTNGVIYFRAFSSLNTLPEELRPYVPLFCNVLTKLGCGGLDYRELAQQVDLKTGGLAAAPHVLPDDSHLDTYEQGVLFSSFCLDRNLPDMMHLWSEIFNNPCFEEEEHFRVLVKMTAQELSNGVPDAGHLYASIRAGRTLAPAGDLQETFGGMDQVRLMKSIAEMTDIKPILRKLPRIKKHLLNCDNFRCSVNATPQQMSQVENSVDSFLRTLSRSKKERKPVPSHVVEKPGPKGPGRQSLVTRKLVTDPTFKPCPMKTHFLFPFPVNYVAECIRTAPYAAPAHASLKILARLMTAKFLHTEIREKGGAYGGGARLSYGGIFTLYSYRDPHSTETLQSFLKAIDWAKSGRFTQQDINEAKLSVFAAVDAPVAPSDKGLDCFLYGLSEEVKQAHREQLFAVRHEDLVDVSNRYLGAGRSTHGVALLGPDNASIAKDPSWVIR from the exons ATGTGGCGCAGCGGGTGGAAGACCAGGGGCGTGCTGCGGCGGCTGAGCGGCCG GAGCGCCAGCCTCGGAGCATGGAGGTGGGCGAGCACCACGGCCTGTGAGAGAGCGCTGCTGCGGTACCGGGTCGGAGAGAAGATCCACGGCTTCACAGTCAGCCAG GTAACGTCTGTTCCTGAGCTGTCGCTGACCGCCGTGAAACTCAGCCATGACAGCACGGGGGCACAGCACTTGCACCTGGCCAGAGAGGACAGAAACAACCTGTTCAG CGTGCAGTTCCGCACCGCCCCCGCGGACAGCCGCGGCGCCCCGCACGTCCTGGAGCACACGGTCCTGTGCGGCTCTCAGAGGTACCCCTGCCGGGACCCCTTCTTCAAGATGCTGAACAGGTCGCTGTCTACGTTCATGAACGCCTTCACGG CTAGTGATTACACCCTGTACCCATTTTCCACACAAAACCCCAAGGACTTCCAGAACCTCCTATCCGTGTATTTGGACGCAGCCTTCTTTCCCTGCTTGCGGGAACTGGATTTCTG TCAGGAAGGATGGCGACTAGAACATGAGGATCCCAGTGACCCCCAGACGCCCTTGGTCTTTAAAGGAGTCGTCTTTAACGAAATGAAGGGAGCGTTT ACAGATCACGAGAGGATATTCTCGCAGCACGTTCAGAGCCGCCTGCTTCCCGACCACACGTACTCAGTGGTCTCCGGAGGGGACCCCTTGTGCATCCCAGACCTCACGTGGGAGCAGCTCAGACAGTTCCACGCCACACACTACCACCCCAGCAACGCCAG GTTCTTCACTTACGGTAATTTTCCGCTAGAACAGCATCTGAAACAAATTCATGAAGAAGCACTGAGTAAATTTCAGAGAATCAAGCCATGTACCGCAGTGCCAGCCCAGAAGCCTTGGGATAAGCCT AGGGAGTTCCAGGTCACGTGTGCCCCGGACTCGCTGGCCGCGGGCTCCTCAGAGCAGGCGACCATCAGCGTCAGCTTCCTCCTGCCAGA CATCACTGACACATTTGAAGCCTTCACGCTGAACCTTCTGTCTTCACTCTTGATCAGTGGCCCCAACTCCCCCTTCTACAAAGCCCTCATTGAATCTGGACTCGGCACAGACTTTTCCCCTGACGTTGG GTACAATGGCTGCACACGGGAGGCCTACTTCAGCGTGGGCCTGCAGGGTATCGCAGAGAAGGACATTCAGACAGTCCGGGACCTCGTGGATAGGACGCTGGATGACATCATCGA GAAAGGATTTGAAGATGATCGAATTGAAGCGTTACTTCATAAAATTGAGATACAGATGAAGCACCAGTCTGTCAGCTTTGGACTCGCCCTGACGTCT TACATAGCTTCCTGCTGGAATCACGATGGGGACCCTGTGGAGCTCCTCAAGCTCGGGAGTCAGGTAGCTCGTTTCCGGAAGTGCCTGGAGGAAAATCCAAAGTTTTtgcaagaaaaagtaaaacagtatTTTAAG AATAATCAGCATAAGTTGACTTTATCAATGAAACCAGACGACAAGTATTCCGAGAAACAAATGCAGCTGGAAACAGAAAAACTGAAGCAAAAGGTCAACTCTCTTTCCCCGGAAGACAAGCAGCAGATCTATGAAAAAG GTTTGGAATTACAGGCTCAGCAAAGTCAACCTCAGGACGTGTCGTGTCTGCCCGCGTTGAAGGTGTCGGACATCGAGCCCCGCATCCCGTTCACGGAGGTGGAGGTGGCTCTGGCAG CTGGGGACACGCCCGTCCAGTACTGCACGCAGCCCACCAATGGCGTGATCTACTTCAGAGCCTTCTCGAGTCTGAACACCCTGCCCGAGGAGCTCCGGCCCTATGTGCCCCTCTTCTGCAACGTCCTCACCAA GCTGGGCTGCGGCGGCCTCGACTACAGGGAGCTGGCCCAGCAGGTGGACCTGAAGACGGGGGGCCTGGCTGCCGCCCCCCACGTGCTCCCCGACGACTCGCATCTCGACACCTACGAGCAG GGTGtgctcttttcatctttctgccTCGATAGAAACCTACCAGACATGATGCATCTGTGGAGTGAAATCTTTAACAA CCCCTGCTTTGAGGAGGAGGAGCACTTCCGAGTGCTGGTGAAGATGACAGCTCAGGAGCTGTCCAACGGGGTCCCCGACGCAGGCCACCTCTACGCGTCCATCAGGGCGGGCAGGACGCTGGCGCCCGCGGGGGACTTGCAGGAGACCTTCGGGGGGATGGACCAG GTGAGGCTCATGAAGAGCATCGCAGAGATGACGGACATCAAGCCCATCCTGAGGAAGCTCCCGCGCATCAAGAAGCATCTGTTGAACTGTGATAACTTCAG ATGTTCCGTGAATGCTACTCCCCAGCAGATGTCTCAGGTGGAGAATTCGGTGGACAGCTTCCTCAGGACCCTCAGCCGGAGTAAGAAGGAGCGGAAGCCTGTGCCCTCGCACGTGGTGGAG AAACCTGGACCTAAGGGACCTGGCAGGCAGTCCCTGGTCACGAGGAAGCTGGTGACG GACCCCACCTTCAAGCCCTGCCCGATGAAGACGCACTTCCTGTTCCCGTTCCCGGTGAACTACGTAGCTGAGTGCATCAGGACTGCCCCGTACGCGGCCCCGGCCCACGCCAG tcTCAAGATCCTGGCACGCTTGATGACAGCTAAATTCTTGCACACGGAAATTCGAGAAAAAGGCGGTGCTTATGGTGGAGGCGCCAGACTCAGCTATGGCGGGATCTTCACGCTCTACTCGTACAG GGACCCGCATTCCACGGAGACGCTGCAGTCCTTCCTGAAGGCCATCGACTGGGCCAAGTCTGGGAGGTTCACGCAGCAGGACATCAACGAGGCAAAGCTCTCTGTCTTCGCCGCCGTGGACGCTCCGGTGGCTCCTTCAGACAAAG GCCTGGACTGCTTCCTGTATGGCCTCTCGGAGGAGGTGAAGCAGGCGCACCGCGAGCAGCTCTTCGCTGTCCGCCACGAAGATCTGGTCGACGTGAGCAACAG GTACCTGGGCGCCGGGAGGAGCACACACGGCGTGGCTCTGCTCGGACCAGACAATGCGAGCATCGCCAAGGACCCGTCGTGGGTGATTAGATAG
- the PITRM1 gene encoding presequence protease, mitochondrial isoform X2 encodes MWRSGWKTRGVLRRLSGRSASLGAWRWASTTACERALLRYRVGEKIHGFTVSQVTSVPELSLTAVKLSHDSTGAQHLHLAREDRNNLFSVQFRTAPADSRGAPHVLEHTVLCGSQRYPCRDPFFKMLNRSLSTFMNAFTASDYTLYPFSTQNPKDFQNLLSVYLDAAFFPCLRELDFCQEGWRLEHEDPSDPQTPLVFKGVVFNEMKGAFTDHERIFSQHVQSRLLPDHTYSVVSGGDPLCIPDLTWEQLRQFHATHYHPSNARFFTYGNFPLEQHLKQIHEEALSKFQRIKPCTAVPAQKPWDKPREFQVTCAPDSLAAGSSEQATISVSFLLPDITDTFEAFTLNLLSSLLISGPNSPFYKALIESGLGTDFSPDVGYNGCTREAYFSVGLQGIAEKDIQTVRDLVDRTLDDIIEKGFEDDRIEALLHKIEIQMKHQSVSFGLALTSYIASCWNHDGDPVELLKLGSQVARFRKCLEENPKFLQEKVKQYFKNNQHKLTLSMKPDDKYSEKQMQLETEKLKQKVNSLSPEDKQQIYEKGLELQAQQSQPQDVSCLPALKVSDIEPRIPFTEVEVALAAGDTPVQYCTQPTNGVIYFRAFSSLNTLPEELRPYVPLFCNVLTKLGCGGLDYRELAQQVDLKTGGLAAAPHVLPDDSHLDTYEQGVLFSSFCLDRNLPDMMHLWSEIFNNPCFEEEEHFRVLVKMTAQELSNGVPDAGHLYASIRAGRTLAPAGDLQETFGGMDQVRLMKSIAEMTDIKPILRKLPRIKKHLLNCDNFRCLRWRIRWTASSGPSAGVRRSGSLCPRTWWSHLSLAVKSPDWRATWAGDAAASELEASRRCTLTLVVSSVHFLERTFTCSPELGHFLISLGNILLSETWT; translated from the exons ATGTGGCGCAGCGGGTGGAAGACCAGGGGCGTGCTGCGGCGGCTGAGCGGCCG GAGCGCCAGCCTCGGAGCATGGAGGTGGGCGAGCACCACGGCCTGTGAGAGAGCGCTGCTGCGGTACCGGGTCGGAGAGAAGATCCACGGCTTCACAGTCAGCCAG GTAACGTCTGTTCCTGAGCTGTCGCTGACCGCCGTGAAACTCAGCCATGACAGCACGGGGGCACAGCACTTGCACCTGGCCAGAGAGGACAGAAACAACCTGTTCAG CGTGCAGTTCCGCACCGCCCCCGCGGACAGCCGCGGCGCCCCGCACGTCCTGGAGCACACGGTCCTGTGCGGCTCTCAGAGGTACCCCTGCCGGGACCCCTTCTTCAAGATGCTGAACAGGTCGCTGTCTACGTTCATGAACGCCTTCACGG CTAGTGATTACACCCTGTACCCATTTTCCACACAAAACCCCAAGGACTTCCAGAACCTCCTATCCGTGTATTTGGACGCAGCCTTCTTTCCCTGCTTGCGGGAACTGGATTTCTG TCAGGAAGGATGGCGACTAGAACATGAGGATCCCAGTGACCCCCAGACGCCCTTGGTCTTTAAAGGAGTCGTCTTTAACGAAATGAAGGGAGCGTTT ACAGATCACGAGAGGATATTCTCGCAGCACGTTCAGAGCCGCCTGCTTCCCGACCACACGTACTCAGTGGTCTCCGGAGGGGACCCCTTGTGCATCCCAGACCTCACGTGGGAGCAGCTCAGACAGTTCCACGCCACACACTACCACCCCAGCAACGCCAG GTTCTTCACTTACGGTAATTTTCCGCTAGAACAGCATCTGAAACAAATTCATGAAGAAGCACTGAGTAAATTTCAGAGAATCAAGCCATGTACCGCAGTGCCAGCCCAGAAGCCTTGGGATAAGCCT AGGGAGTTCCAGGTCACGTGTGCCCCGGACTCGCTGGCCGCGGGCTCCTCAGAGCAGGCGACCATCAGCGTCAGCTTCCTCCTGCCAGA CATCACTGACACATTTGAAGCCTTCACGCTGAACCTTCTGTCTTCACTCTTGATCAGTGGCCCCAACTCCCCCTTCTACAAAGCCCTCATTGAATCTGGACTCGGCACAGACTTTTCCCCTGACGTTGG GTACAATGGCTGCACACGGGAGGCCTACTTCAGCGTGGGCCTGCAGGGTATCGCAGAGAAGGACATTCAGACAGTCCGGGACCTCGTGGATAGGACGCTGGATGACATCATCGA GAAAGGATTTGAAGATGATCGAATTGAAGCGTTACTTCATAAAATTGAGATACAGATGAAGCACCAGTCTGTCAGCTTTGGACTCGCCCTGACGTCT TACATAGCTTCCTGCTGGAATCACGATGGGGACCCTGTGGAGCTCCTCAAGCTCGGGAGTCAGGTAGCTCGTTTCCGGAAGTGCCTGGAGGAAAATCCAAAGTTTTtgcaagaaaaagtaaaacagtatTTTAAG AATAATCAGCATAAGTTGACTTTATCAATGAAACCAGACGACAAGTATTCCGAGAAACAAATGCAGCTGGAAACAGAAAAACTGAAGCAAAAGGTCAACTCTCTTTCCCCGGAAGACAAGCAGCAGATCTATGAAAAAG GTTTGGAATTACAGGCTCAGCAAAGTCAACCTCAGGACGTGTCGTGTCTGCCCGCGTTGAAGGTGTCGGACATCGAGCCCCGCATCCCGTTCACGGAGGTGGAGGTGGCTCTGGCAG CTGGGGACACGCCCGTCCAGTACTGCACGCAGCCCACCAATGGCGTGATCTACTTCAGAGCCTTCTCGAGTCTGAACACCCTGCCCGAGGAGCTCCGGCCCTATGTGCCCCTCTTCTGCAACGTCCTCACCAA GCTGGGCTGCGGCGGCCTCGACTACAGGGAGCTGGCCCAGCAGGTGGACCTGAAGACGGGGGGCCTGGCTGCCGCCCCCCACGTGCTCCCCGACGACTCGCATCTCGACACCTACGAGCAG GGTGtgctcttttcatctttctgccTCGATAGAAACCTACCAGACATGATGCATCTGTGGAGTGAAATCTTTAACAA CCCCTGCTTTGAGGAGGAGGAGCACTTCCGAGTGCTGGTGAAGATGACAGCTCAGGAGCTGTCCAACGGGGTCCCCGACGCAGGCCACCTCTACGCGTCCATCAGGGCGGGCAGGACGCTGGCGCCCGCGGGGGACTTGCAGGAGACCTTCGGGGGGATGGACCAG GTGAGGCTCATGAAGAGCATCGCAGAGATGACGGACATCAAGCCCATCCTGAGGAAGCTCCCGCGCATCAAGAAGCATCTGTTGAACTGTGATAACTTCAG ATGTCTCAGGTGGAGAATTCGGTGGACAGCTTCCTCAGGACCCTCAGCCGGAGTAAGAAGGAGCGGAAGCCTGTGCCCTCGCACGTGGTGGAG CCACTTGAGCCTTGCAGTGAAGTCTCCTGATTGGAGGGCCACTTGGGCTGGGGATGCAGCAGCCTCAGAGCTTGAAGCCTCGAGAAGATGTACCCTGACGCTTGTCGTGAGCTCTGTGCACTTCCTGGAACGTACCTTTACCTGCTCACCTGAGCTtgggcattttctcatttctctgggaAACATTTTACTTTCAGAAACCTGGACCTAA